A region from the Gossypium hirsutum isolate 1008001.06 chromosome A08, Gossypium_hirsutum_v2.1, whole genome shotgun sequence genome encodes:
- the LOC107920162 gene encoding type I inositol polyphosphate 5-phosphatase 2 isoform X2 — MKTRRGKRSEAFWPSIVMKKWLNIKPKVYDFSEDEVDTETESEDDDSRLHGSEDDNHRTLENHSECRNQIPDAPSKGYRLGHRRGKSETLRAQYINTKDVRVTISTWNVAGRLPCDDLEIDDWLCTKEPADVYIIGFQEVVPLNAGNVFGAEDSRPIPKWEAIIRRTLNKYWEPETKHKCYSAPPSPVLRTSSVADALADKIDALPSEVMINEHLETAIGYDFEGQDLKKDATIGQNLQLNRIYGIDFDSRLDWPEYPLDATPQVISSNLKLRRVLSSSARIGFNMTENSMFYSSHDVVLKESILKRSHHSFGNLRSTCVHEQQELETVDSSSDISDEKSEEEDGAFLKEPMEEQDNNKARSTPNYIRIVSKQMVGIYISIWVTKRLRRHINNLKVSPVGVGLMGYMGNKGSVSVSMTLFQSRLCFVCSHLTSGQKDGAEHRRNSDVYEIIRRTCFSSVLDSDQPQTIPAHDQIFWFGDLNYRLNMSDADIRKLVAQKRWHELINYDQLHKELRSGHVFEGWKEGIIDFPPTYKYEMDSDRYIGEIPKEGEKKRSPAWCDRILWSGKGIKQLSYKQPDIRLSDHRPVSSMFLLDVEVLDHRKLQRALNVSTAAVHPVVSFDDNGEPEF, encoded by the exons ATGAAAACTAGGAGGGGAAAGCGTTCTGAG GCCTTTTGGCCATCCATTGTGATGAAGAAATGGTTGAATATAAAGCCCAAGGTGTATGATTTTAGTGAAGATGAAGTCGACACTGAAACTGAGAGTGAAGATGATG ATTCAAGATTGCATGGTAGTGAGGATGACAACCATAGGACATTGGAGAACCATTCTGAGTGCAGAAACCAAATTCCAG ATGCACCTTCCAAGGGTTATCGATTAGGACACAGGAGGGGAAAGTCGGAAACTCTGCGTGCACAGTACATAAACACCAAGGATGTGAG GGTGACAATAAGCACTTGGAATGTTGCTGGAAGACTTCCATGTGACGatcttgagattgatgattgGCTTTGTACGAAAGAGCCAGCTGATGTTTACATTATTGG CTTCCAAGAAGTAGTCCCTTTGAATGCTGGAAATGTATTTGGAGCTGAGGATAGCAGGCCAATTCCAAAATGGGAGGCAATCATTAGAAGAACACTGAACAAATATTGGGAACCTGAAACCAAGCACAAATGCTATAGTGCTCCCCCTTCTCCCGTTTTAAGAACTTCTTCAGTTGCAGATGCATTAGCAGATAAAATTGATGCTCTGCCATCAGAAGTGATGATTAATGAGCATTTGGAGACTGCTATTGGCTATGACTTTGAAGGGCAAGATTTGAAAAAAGACGCTACTATTGGACAAAATTTACAGCTGAACAGAATATATGGTATCGATTTTGACTCTAGGTTAGACTGGCCTGAATATCCATTAGATGCAACCCCACAAGTTATCTCTTCAAATTTGAAACTTCGGAGAGTACTGAGCAGCTCAGCAAGAATTGGCTTTAATATGACAGAGAACTCTATGTTCTACAGTTCTCATGATGTGGTGTTAAAAGAAAGCATATTGAAAAGATCCCACCATAGCTTTGGAAACCTCAGGTCAACGTGTGTGCATGAACAACAGGAGCTAGAAACTGTTGATTCTTCCTCTGATATATCTGATGAGAAGTCTGAAGAAGAGGATGGCGCTTTCCTAAAAGAACCAATGGAGGAACAAGACAACAATAAGGCAAGGTCAACCCCAAACTACATTCGAATAGTTAGTAAGCAGATGGTTggtatatacatatctatatggGTGACAAAGAGGCTGAGGagacatataaacaatttaaaagtcTCTCCTGTTGGAGTTGGTCTTATGGGCTACATGGGAAACAAG GGATCTGTTTCTGTTAGCATGACACTTTTTCAGTCCAGGCTATGCTTTGTGTGTTCTCATTTGACATCAGGTCAGAAGGATGGAGCTGAACACAGGCGTAACTCAGATGTCTATGAAATTATACGACGTACCTGTTTCTCATCTGTCCTTGATTCAGATCAACCACAAACAATTCCAGCTCATGA TCAGATATTTTGGTTTGGGGATCTGAATTATCGTCTCAACATGTCGGATGCGGACATAAGAAAGCTTGTAGCTCAAAAGCGCTGGCATGAACTAATCAACTATGATCAG CTTCACAAGGAACTGCGTAGTGGTCATGTATTCGAGGGATGGAAAGAGGGGATAATAGACTTTCCTCCTACCTACAAATACGAAATGGACTCCGATAGATACATTGGTGAGATCCCGAAAGAAGGCGAGAAGAAGAGATCACCAGCATG GTGTGATCGAATACTCTGGTCAGGGAAAGGCATAAAACAACTTTCTTATAAACAACCAGATATAAGACTTTCGGATCATCGACCAGTCAGTTCAATGTTCTTACTTGATGTTGAAGTCCTGGACCATCGGAAGTTGCAAAGGGCTCTCAATGTTAGCACTGCTGCTGTTCATCCAGTGGTTTCCTTCGATGACAATGGAGAACCAGAATTTTAA
- the LOC107920162 gene encoding type I inositol polyphosphate 5-phosphatase 2 isoform X1, whose protein sequence is MKTRRGKRSEAFWPSIVMKKWLNIKPKVYDFSEDEVDTETESEDDAYSLKDSRLHGSEDDNHRTLENHSECRNQIPDAPSKGYRLGHRRGKSETLRAQYINTKDVRVTISTWNVAGRLPCDDLEIDDWLCTKEPADVYIIGFQEVVPLNAGNVFGAEDSRPIPKWEAIIRRTLNKYWEPETKHKCYSAPPSPVLRTSSVADALADKIDALPSEVMINEHLETAIGYDFEGQDLKKDATIGQNLQLNRIYGIDFDSRLDWPEYPLDATPQVISSNLKLRRVLSSSARIGFNMTENSMFYSSHDVVLKESILKRSHHSFGNLRSTCVHEQQELETVDSSSDISDEKSEEEDGAFLKEPMEEQDNNKARSTPNYIRIVSKQMVGIYISIWVTKRLRRHINNLKVSPVGVGLMGYMGNKGSVSVSMTLFQSRLCFVCSHLTSGQKDGAEHRRNSDVYEIIRRTCFSSVLDSDQPQTIPAHDQIFWFGDLNYRLNMSDADIRKLVAQKRWHELINYDQLHKELRSGHVFEGWKEGIIDFPPTYKYEMDSDRYIGEIPKEGEKKRSPAWCDRILWSGKGIKQLSYKQPDIRLSDHRPVSSMFLLDVEVLDHRKLQRALNVSTAAVHPVVSFDDNGEPEF, encoded by the exons ATGAAAACTAGGAGGGGAAAGCGTTCTGAG GCCTTTTGGCCATCCATTGTGATGAAGAAATGGTTGAATATAAAGCCCAAGGTGTATGATTTTAGTGAAGATGAAGTCGACACTGAAACTGAGAGTGAAGATGATG CTTATTCTCTTAAAGATTCAAGATTGCATGGTAGTGAGGATGACAACCATAGGACATTGGAGAACCATTCTGAGTGCAGAAACCAAATTCCAG ATGCACCTTCCAAGGGTTATCGATTAGGACACAGGAGGGGAAAGTCGGAAACTCTGCGTGCACAGTACATAAACACCAAGGATGTGAG GGTGACAATAAGCACTTGGAATGTTGCTGGAAGACTTCCATGTGACGatcttgagattgatgattgGCTTTGTACGAAAGAGCCAGCTGATGTTTACATTATTGG CTTCCAAGAAGTAGTCCCTTTGAATGCTGGAAATGTATTTGGAGCTGAGGATAGCAGGCCAATTCCAAAATGGGAGGCAATCATTAGAAGAACACTGAACAAATATTGGGAACCTGAAACCAAGCACAAATGCTATAGTGCTCCCCCTTCTCCCGTTTTAAGAACTTCTTCAGTTGCAGATGCATTAGCAGATAAAATTGATGCTCTGCCATCAGAAGTGATGATTAATGAGCATTTGGAGACTGCTATTGGCTATGACTTTGAAGGGCAAGATTTGAAAAAAGACGCTACTATTGGACAAAATTTACAGCTGAACAGAATATATGGTATCGATTTTGACTCTAGGTTAGACTGGCCTGAATATCCATTAGATGCAACCCCACAAGTTATCTCTTCAAATTTGAAACTTCGGAGAGTACTGAGCAGCTCAGCAAGAATTGGCTTTAATATGACAGAGAACTCTATGTTCTACAGTTCTCATGATGTGGTGTTAAAAGAAAGCATATTGAAAAGATCCCACCATAGCTTTGGAAACCTCAGGTCAACGTGTGTGCATGAACAACAGGAGCTAGAAACTGTTGATTCTTCCTCTGATATATCTGATGAGAAGTCTGAAGAAGAGGATGGCGCTTTCCTAAAAGAACCAATGGAGGAACAAGACAACAATAAGGCAAGGTCAACCCCAAACTACATTCGAATAGTTAGTAAGCAGATGGTTggtatatacatatctatatggGTGACAAAGAGGCTGAGGagacatataaacaatttaaaagtcTCTCCTGTTGGAGTTGGTCTTATGGGCTACATGGGAAACAAG GGATCTGTTTCTGTTAGCATGACACTTTTTCAGTCCAGGCTATGCTTTGTGTGTTCTCATTTGACATCAGGTCAGAAGGATGGAGCTGAACACAGGCGTAACTCAGATGTCTATGAAATTATACGACGTACCTGTTTCTCATCTGTCCTTGATTCAGATCAACCACAAACAATTCCAGCTCATGA TCAGATATTTTGGTTTGGGGATCTGAATTATCGTCTCAACATGTCGGATGCGGACATAAGAAAGCTTGTAGCTCAAAAGCGCTGGCATGAACTAATCAACTATGATCAG CTTCACAAGGAACTGCGTAGTGGTCATGTATTCGAGGGATGGAAAGAGGGGATAATAGACTTTCCTCCTACCTACAAATACGAAATGGACTCCGATAGATACATTGGTGAGATCCCGAAAGAAGGCGAGAAGAAGAGATCACCAGCATG GTGTGATCGAATACTCTGGTCAGGGAAAGGCATAAAACAACTTTCTTATAAACAACCAGATATAAGACTTTCGGATCATCGACCAGTCAGTTCAATGTTCTTACTTGATGTTGAAGTCCTGGACCATCGGAAGTTGCAAAGGGCTCTCAATGTTAGCACTGCTGCTGTTCATCCAGTGGTTTCCTTCGATGACAATGGAGAACCAGAATTTTAA
- the LOC107920162 gene encoding type I inositol polyphosphate 5-phosphatase 2 isoform X4 yields MVTISTWNVAGRLPCDDLEIDDWLCTKEPADVYIIGFQEVVPLNAGNVFGAEDSRPIPKWEAIIRRTLNKYWEPETKHKCYSAPPSPVLRTSSVADALADKIDALPSEVMINEHLETAIGYDFEGQDLKKDATIGQNLQLNRIYGIDFDSRLDWPEYPLDATPQVISSNLKLRRVLSSSARIGFNMTENSMFYSSHDVVLKESILKRSHHSFGNLRSTCVHEQQELETVDSSSDISDEKSEEEDGAFLKEPMEEQDNNKARSTPNYIRIVSKQMVGIYISIWVTKRLRRHINNLKVSPVGVGLMGYMGNKGSVSVSMTLFQSRLCFVCSHLTSGQKDGAEHRRNSDVYEIIRRTCFSSVLDSDQPQTIPAHDQIFWFGDLNYRLNMSDADIRKLVAQKRWHELINYDQLHKELRSGHVFEGWKEGIIDFPPTYKYEMDSDRYIGEIPKEGEKKRSPAWCDRILWSGKGIKQLSYKQPDIRLSDHRPVSSMFLLDVEVLDHRKLQRALNVSTAAVHPVVSFDDNGEPEF; encoded by the exons AT GGTGACAATAAGCACTTGGAATGTTGCTGGAAGACTTCCATGTGACGatcttgagattgatgattgGCTTTGTACGAAAGAGCCAGCTGATGTTTACATTATTGG CTTCCAAGAAGTAGTCCCTTTGAATGCTGGAAATGTATTTGGAGCTGAGGATAGCAGGCCAATTCCAAAATGGGAGGCAATCATTAGAAGAACACTGAACAAATATTGGGAACCTGAAACCAAGCACAAATGCTATAGTGCTCCCCCTTCTCCCGTTTTAAGAACTTCTTCAGTTGCAGATGCATTAGCAGATAAAATTGATGCTCTGCCATCAGAAGTGATGATTAATGAGCATTTGGAGACTGCTATTGGCTATGACTTTGAAGGGCAAGATTTGAAAAAAGACGCTACTATTGGACAAAATTTACAGCTGAACAGAATATATGGTATCGATTTTGACTCTAGGTTAGACTGGCCTGAATATCCATTAGATGCAACCCCACAAGTTATCTCTTCAAATTTGAAACTTCGGAGAGTACTGAGCAGCTCAGCAAGAATTGGCTTTAATATGACAGAGAACTCTATGTTCTACAGTTCTCATGATGTGGTGTTAAAAGAAAGCATATTGAAAAGATCCCACCATAGCTTTGGAAACCTCAGGTCAACGTGTGTGCATGAACAACAGGAGCTAGAAACTGTTGATTCTTCCTCTGATATATCTGATGAGAAGTCTGAAGAAGAGGATGGCGCTTTCCTAAAAGAACCAATGGAGGAACAAGACAACAATAAGGCAAGGTCAACCCCAAACTACATTCGAATAGTTAGTAAGCAGATGGTTggtatatacatatctatatggGTGACAAAGAGGCTGAGGagacatataaacaatttaaaagtcTCTCCTGTTGGAGTTGGTCTTATGGGCTACATGGGAAACAAG GGATCTGTTTCTGTTAGCATGACACTTTTTCAGTCCAGGCTATGCTTTGTGTGTTCTCATTTGACATCAGGTCAGAAGGATGGAGCTGAACACAGGCGTAACTCAGATGTCTATGAAATTATACGACGTACCTGTTTCTCATCTGTCCTTGATTCAGATCAACCACAAACAATTCCAGCTCATGA TCAGATATTTTGGTTTGGGGATCTGAATTATCGTCTCAACATGTCGGATGCGGACATAAGAAAGCTTGTAGCTCAAAAGCGCTGGCATGAACTAATCAACTATGATCAG CTTCACAAGGAACTGCGTAGTGGTCATGTATTCGAGGGATGGAAAGAGGGGATAATAGACTTTCCTCCTACCTACAAATACGAAATGGACTCCGATAGATACATTGGTGAGATCCCGAAAGAAGGCGAGAAGAAGAGATCACCAGCATG GTGTGATCGAATACTCTGGTCAGGGAAAGGCATAAAACAACTTTCTTATAAACAACCAGATATAAGACTTTCGGATCATCGACCAGTCAGTTCAATGTTCTTACTTGATGTTGAAGTCCTGGACCATCGGAAGTTGCAAAGGGCTCTCAATGTTAGCACTGCTGCTGTTCATCCAGTGGTTTCCTTCGATGACAATGGAGAACCAGAATTTTAA
- the LOC107920162 gene encoding type I inositol polyphosphate 5-phosphatase 2 isoform X3, translating to MKTRRGKRSEAFWPSIVMKKWLNIKPKVYDFSEDEVDTETESEDDAYSLKDSRLHGSEDDNHRTLENHSECRNQIPDAPSKGYRLGHRRGKSETLRAQYINTKDVRVTISTWNVAGRLPCDDLEIDDWLCTKEPADVYIIGFQEVVPLNAGNVFGAEDSRPIPKWEAIIRRTLNKYWEPETKHKCYSAPPSPVLRTSSVADALADKIDALPSEVMINEHLETAIGYDFEGQDLKKDATIGQNLQLNRIYGIDFDSRLDWPEYPLDATPQVISSNLKLRRVLSSSARIGFNMTENSMFYSSHDVVLKESILKRSHHSFGNLRSTCVHEQQELETVDSSSDISDEKSEEEDGAFLKEPMEEQDNNKARSTPNYIRIVSKQMVGIYISIWVTKRLRRHINNLKVSPVGVGLMGYMGNKGSVSVSMTLFQSRLCFVCSHLTSGQKDGAEHRRNSDVYEIIRRTCFSSVLDSDQPQTIPAHDQIFWFGDLNYRLNMSDADIRKLVAQKRWHELINYDQDSILCHSFTRNCVVVMYSRDGKRG from the exons ATGAAAACTAGGAGGGGAAAGCGTTCTGAG GCCTTTTGGCCATCCATTGTGATGAAGAAATGGTTGAATATAAAGCCCAAGGTGTATGATTTTAGTGAAGATGAAGTCGACACTGAAACTGAGAGTGAAGATGATG CTTATTCTCTTAAAGATTCAAGATTGCATGGTAGTGAGGATGACAACCATAGGACATTGGAGAACCATTCTGAGTGCAGAAACCAAATTCCAG ATGCACCTTCCAAGGGTTATCGATTAGGACACAGGAGGGGAAAGTCGGAAACTCTGCGTGCACAGTACATAAACACCAAGGATGTGAG GGTGACAATAAGCACTTGGAATGTTGCTGGAAGACTTCCATGTGACGatcttgagattgatgattgGCTTTGTACGAAAGAGCCAGCTGATGTTTACATTATTGG CTTCCAAGAAGTAGTCCCTTTGAATGCTGGAAATGTATTTGGAGCTGAGGATAGCAGGCCAATTCCAAAATGGGAGGCAATCATTAGAAGAACACTGAACAAATATTGGGAACCTGAAACCAAGCACAAATGCTATAGTGCTCCCCCTTCTCCCGTTTTAAGAACTTCTTCAGTTGCAGATGCATTAGCAGATAAAATTGATGCTCTGCCATCAGAAGTGATGATTAATGAGCATTTGGAGACTGCTATTGGCTATGACTTTGAAGGGCAAGATTTGAAAAAAGACGCTACTATTGGACAAAATTTACAGCTGAACAGAATATATGGTATCGATTTTGACTCTAGGTTAGACTGGCCTGAATATCCATTAGATGCAACCCCACAAGTTATCTCTTCAAATTTGAAACTTCGGAGAGTACTGAGCAGCTCAGCAAGAATTGGCTTTAATATGACAGAGAACTCTATGTTCTACAGTTCTCATGATGTGGTGTTAAAAGAAAGCATATTGAAAAGATCCCACCATAGCTTTGGAAACCTCAGGTCAACGTGTGTGCATGAACAACAGGAGCTAGAAACTGTTGATTCTTCCTCTGATATATCTGATGAGAAGTCTGAAGAAGAGGATGGCGCTTTCCTAAAAGAACCAATGGAGGAACAAGACAACAATAAGGCAAGGTCAACCCCAAACTACATTCGAATAGTTAGTAAGCAGATGGTTggtatatacatatctatatggGTGACAAAGAGGCTGAGGagacatataaacaatttaaaagtcTCTCCTGTTGGAGTTGGTCTTATGGGCTACATGGGAAACAAG GGATCTGTTTCTGTTAGCATGACACTTTTTCAGTCCAGGCTATGCTTTGTGTGTTCTCATTTGACATCAGGTCAGAAGGATGGAGCTGAACACAGGCGTAACTCAGATGTCTATGAAATTATACGACGTACCTGTTTCTCATCTGTCCTTGATTCAGATCAACCACAAACAATTCCAGCTCATGA TCAGATATTTTGGTTTGGGGATCTGAATTATCGTCTCAACATGTCGGATGCGGACATAAGAAAGCTTGTAGCTCAAAAGCGCTGGCATGAACTAATCAACTATGATCAG GATTCAATTCTGTGCCACAGCTTCACAAGGAACTGCGTAGTGGTCATGTATTCGAGGGATGGAAAGAGGGGATAA